A single region of the Thermodesulfobacteriota bacterium genome encodes:
- the rpsP gene encoding 30S ribosomal protein S16, whose protein sequence is MAVKIRLSRTGRKKMAYYRVVVADSQMPRDGRCIAYVGTYAPRENPAKIVIDDAVTLKWLAKGALPTETVKSLLKKTGTWKKFLESKAASPA, encoded by the coding sequence ATGGCGGTGAAGATCCGGTTGTCGCGGACGGGGCGCAAGAAGATGGCCTACTACCGCGTCGTGGTCGCGGACTCGCAGATGCCCCGGGACGGGCGCTGCATCGCGTACGTCGGCACGTATGCCCCCCGGGAGAACCCGGCGAAGATCGTGATCGACGATGCGGTGACGCTCAAGTGGCTGGCGAAGGGCGCGCTCCCCACCGAGACGGTGAAGAGCCTGCTGAAGAAGACCGGCACGTGGAAGAAGTTCCTGGAGTCGAAGGCCGCATCTCCGGCGTGA
- the rimM gene encoding ribosome maturation factor RimM (Essential for efficient processing of 16S rRNA), translated as MEEVPGVEGRISGVSLLEVGRVAGPHGVRGKVRVAMHSGDAGGVMQVRRVWLSGREYEVVEAQRAGGCAVFSLNGVDSPEAAQALAGARVSVLREELPEPSEGEFYWVDAVGCAVVDEAGRILGEVTGVAPGPAHDWLVIRRDGDEAYLPVVEKFIRSVDIPARRIVVSPPEGW; from the coding sequence GTGGAAGAAGTTCCTGGAGTCGAAGGCCGCATCTCCGGCGTGAGCCTGCTCGAGGTGGGCCGGGTGGCCGGCCCGCACGGGGTCCGCGGGAAGGTCCGGGTGGCGATGCATTCCGGCGACGCGGGCGGGGTGATGCAGGTCCGGCGGGTCTGGCTCTCGGGACGGGAATACGAAGTGGTCGAGGCGCAGCGCGCGGGCGGCTGCGCCGTTTTTTCGTTGAATGGCGTCGACTCCCCGGAAGCCGCGCAGGCGTTGGCCGGCGCGCGAGTTTCCGTCCTCCGGGAGGAGCTTCCCGAGCCTTCCGAGGGGGAGTTCTACTGGGTCGACGCGGTGGGGTGCGCGGTCGTGGACGAAGCGGGGCGGATCCTCGGGGAAGTGACCGGCGTCGCCCCGGGTCCGGCCCACGATTGGCTGGTCATCCGCCGGGACGGCGACGAAGCGTATCTTCCCGTCGTCGAAAAGTTTATTCGCTCGGTGGACATTCCCGCCCGGCGGATCGTCGTTTCTCCGCCCGAGGGATGGTGA